From one Musa acuminata AAA Group cultivar baxijiao chromosome BXJ2-6, Cavendish_Baxijiao_AAA, whole genome shotgun sequence genomic stretch:
- the LOC135614181 gene encoding DNA topoisomerase 2-like, with the protein MAAERKLPLQSSAAHNSAAGGGTAEAPAPAGGKKTIEQIYQKKTQLEHILLRPDTYIGSVEKHTQPLWVYENGEMVHRPVTYVPGLYKIFDEILVNAADNKQRDPSMDTVKVEIDVDANRISIYNNGDGVPVEIHQEERVYVPELIFGHLLTSSNYDDNVKKTTGGRNGYGAKLTNIFSAEFIIETADGRRQKKYKQVFSDNMGKRSDPSITKCKEGENWTKVTFRPDLAKFNMTRLEEDVVALMKKRVVDLAGTLGKSVKVELNGQRIPVKTFSDYVNLYLQSASKSRTEPLPRIAEKVNERWEICVSLSEGQFQQVSFVNGISTIKGGTHVECVTNQITNHIMTVVNKKNKNANLKAHNVRSHLWVFVNALINNPAFDSQTKETLTTRQGSFGSKCELSQEFLKKVAKSGVVNTLLTWADFKQSKELKKTDGAKRQRITGIPKLEDANDAGGRNSDKCTLVLTEGDSAKALAMAGISVVGRNYYGVFPLRGKLLNVREANHKQIMDNAEIQNVKQILGLQHGKEYDSTKGLRYGHLMIMTDQDHDGSHIKGLLINFIHTFWPSLLKVPSFMVEFITPLLKATNNKNKTVLSFYSMPEYEAWKESLGGNSSGWSIKYYKGLGTSKSEEGKEYFKDIDKHKKEFVWADEQDGNAIELAFSKKKIEARKNWLRQFEPDNYLDQKQKLIKYSDFINKELILFSRADLQRSIPSMVDGLKPGQRKILFCAFKRNFIKQAKVAQFVGYVSEKSAYHHGEQSLSTTIIGMAQDFVGSNNINLLLPEGQFGTRHQGGKDHASARYIFTCMSPVTRFLFSKDDDILLDYLNEDGQSIEPTWYMPVIPTVLVNGSEGIGTGWSSYVPNYNPKDIVANVRRLLNDEPMEPMDPWYRGFKGRIEKSATKEAGVTYTIAGVIEEVDNTTLRITELPVRRWTQDYKEFLESMMTGNDKIKEPFIKDYREYNDDKTVHFEVTLTEENMNIARQEGLEKKFKLTTTIGTTNMHLFDSKGVIKKYDNPEQILEEFFHMRYEFYEKRKKALLDNLELDLLKLDNKARFILGVVRGEIIVSNRKRADLFLELQQKGFTPMPKKKKGIDAVVAGAVEEEEDQEEESPEVGKGGVKASDYEYLMCMPIGSLTLEKVQELCADKDRLEGEVDELRRTSAKSLWLKELDALEEELDKLERKDAEDEGVRKEMRMKTTAGLAPSRPGPKKPRKNAANNSSVVGSEATATDAGQKKPRGATKRAPAKMRVVVESGDEDDDDILALKDRLAAYNLDSSPDHPAMETTDAVVGQGEDKKQADRNSAATRKATSIDLSDDEDNEAGNHMPAIDEDNDEDFSVVEAPKGGKGRGKKPAKEKATTTATRKRGLALPVSSQKRITEVLKPAENATTRISPQKKVRKMRASPFNNKSGSVLGRLKGSPSGSEDSGGSSNGGPSPFNEVAAARTRPRRANSTRAVYVLSDSEVEEESADSDFEE; encoded by the exons atggCCGCCGAGAGGAAGCTTCCCCTCCAATCCAGCGCCGCCCACAACTCCGCTGCGGGGGGCGGTACCGCCGAAGCCCCCGCACCGGCAGGGGGCAAGAAGACGATCGAGCAGATCTACCAGAAGAAGACGCAGCTCGAGCACATCCTTCTTCGCCCGGACACTTACATCGGCTCCGTCGAGAAGCACACTCAGCCCCTCTGGGTCTACGAGAACGGCGAGATGGTCCACCGCCCCGTTACCTACGTGCCCGGCCTCTACAAAATCTTCGACGAGATCCTCGTCAACGCCGCCGACAACAAGCAGCGCGACCCCTCCATGGACACCGTGAAGGTCGAGATCGACGTCGACGCAAACCGCATCAGCATCTACAACAACGGCGATGGCGTGCCCGTCGAAATCCACCAGGAGGAAAGGGTCTACGTGCCGGAGTTGATCTTCGGCCACCTCCTCACCAGCAGCAACTACGACGACAACGTCAAGAAGACCACGGGTGGGCGAAATGGCTACGGCGCCAAGCTCACCAACATCTTCTCCGCGGAGTTCATCATCGAGACCGCCGATGGGAGGAGGCAGAAGAAGTATAAGCAG GTTTTCTCTGACAACATGGGGAAAAGGTCCGATCCCTCAATTACCAAGTGCAAGGAAGGGGAAAACTGGACAAAGGTGACCTTTAGGCCAGATCTTGCCAAATTTAACATGACTCGTCTCGAGGAAGACGTGGTTGCACTCATGAAGAAGAGGGTTGTTGATCTCGCTGGAACCCTCGGCAAGTCCGTCAAGGTAGAGTTGAATGGGCAACGGATACCTGTAAAGACTTTCTCCGATTACGTCAACTTGTACCTTCAGTCTGCATCGAAGTCCAGAACTGAACCACTTCCAAG GATCGCGGAGAAGGTTAATGAAAGGTGGGAGATTTGTGTCAGTCTAAGTGAAGGGCAGTTCCAGCAG GTTAGCTTCGTGAATGGTATTTCAACGATCAAGGGAGGAACTCACGTTGAGTGTGTTACTAATCAGATCACCAACCATATAATGACCGTCGTAAACAAGAAAAACAAGAATGCTAACCTTAAAGCACACAATGTGAGAAGTCATCTATGGGTATTCGTCAATGCCCTCATCAATAACCCTGCCTTCGATTCACAGACCAAAGAAACCTTGACTACTCGTCAGGGAAGCTTTGGATCAAAGTGTGAGCTCTCACAAGAGTTCCTTAAGAAGG TTGCTAAATCAGGAGTCGTAAACACTCTGCTTACATGGGCTGATTTCAAGCAGAGCAAGGAATTGAAGAAAACAGATGGTGCCAAAAGGCAGAGGATTACAGGCATTCCCAAGCTCGAGGATGCTAACGATGCTGGTGGCAGGAACTCCGATAAGTGTACCTTGGTATTGACTGAAGGAGATTCTGCAAAGGCTCTTGCT ATGGCTGGTATCTCGGTAGTAGGCAGGAACTACTATGGTGTGTTCCCGCTGAGAGGGAAACTGCTGAATGTCAGAGAAGCTAACCATAAGCAGATAATGGATAATGCAGAAATCCAGAACGTAAAGCAAATTCTTGGTTTGCAGCATGGAAAGGAGTATGATAGTACTAAAGGCTTGAGATATGGCCATCTCATGATAATGACAGATCAG GATCATGATGGCTCGCACATCAAGGGCCTCCTCATCAACTTTATTCATACATTTTGGCCCTCGTTGCTAAAAGTTCCCTCATTTATGGTTGAGTTTATAACACCTCTTTTGAAG GCAACTAATAACAAGAACAAGACTGTTCTATCATTCTATTCCATGCCAGAGTATGAAGCATGGAAAGAAAGTTTGGGAGGGAATTCAAGTGGTTGGTCAATTAAGTATTATAAG GGGTTAGGGACAAGTAAATCAGAAGAAGGCAAAGAGTATTTTAAGGACATAGACAAGCACAAAAAGGAATTTGTATGGGCGGATGAGCAAGATGGTAATGCTATTGAGTTAGCATTCAGCAAGAAAAAGATTGAGGCTAGAAAGAATTGGCTCCGCCAATTTGAG CCGGACAATTATCTTGATCAAAAGCAGAAGCTTATCAAATACAGTGATTTCATCAACAAGGAGTTGATCCTGTTCTCCAGGGCAGACCTACAAAGATCAATACCTTCAATGGTTGATGGCCTGAAACCAGGCCAGAGGAAGATCTTGTTTTGCGCCTTCAAGCGGAATTTCATAAAGCAGGCCAAG GTTGCTCAGTTTGTAGGTTATGTTTCTGAGAAGTCAGCATATCATCATGGTGAGCAGAGTCTTTCTACTACTATAATTGGTATGGCTCAAGATTTTGTGGGCAGCAACAACATAAATCTTTTGCTACCTGAAGGACAATTTGGTACTAGACACCAG GGAGGCAAAGATCATGCCAGTGCAAGGTATATCTTCACTTGTATGTCACCTGTCACGAGGTTCTTGTTCTCCAAGGATGATGATATTCTTCTTGACTACCTAAATGAGGATGGGCAATCAATTGAACCCACCTG GTATATGCCTGTCATACCTACAGTTTTAGTCAATGGAAGTGAAGGGATTGGAACTGGATGGAGTTCCTACGTTCCTAATTACAACCCAAAAGACATTGTAGCTAACGTTAGGCGATTGTTGAATGACGAACCAATGGAACCCATGGACCCATGGTATCGAGGTTTCAAG GGTCGGATAGAGAAATCAGCAACAAAGGAAGCTGGTGTGACCTATACAATTGCTGGTGTCATAGAGGAAGTTGACAACACAACACTGAGAATAACAGAGTTGCCGGTCCGTAGATGGACCCAGGACTACAAGGAATTTCTTGAGTCCATGATGACTGGGAATGATAAGATCAAGGAACCATTTATCAag GATTATCGGGAGTATAATGATGACAAGACGGTCCACTTTGAGGTAACTTTGACAGAGGAGAATATGAACATTGCCAGACAAGAAGGGCTGGAGAAAAAGTTCAAGCTGACTACAACAATTGGCACCACCAATATGCACTTGTTTGATTCGAAGGGTGTCATAAAAAAATACGATAATCCCGAGCAGA TTCTTGAGGAGTTCTTTCATATGAGATATGAATTTTATGAAAAAAGAAAG AAAGCACTCTTGGACAACCTCGAGCTCGATTTACTGAAACTGGATAACAAAGCAAGGTTCATCCTTGGTGTTGTTAGAGGTGAGATAATAGTCAGTAACCGGAAGAGAGCAGATCTGTTCCTTGAACTGCAGCAGAAAGGGTTCACTCCtatgccaaagaaaaaaaaaggcattGATGCTGTTGTCGCCGGAgctgtggaggaagaagaagatcaaGAAGAAGAGAGCCCTGAGGTGGGAAAGGGTGGAGTAAAAGCCAGCGATtacgaatatttgatgtgcatgccgATAGGAAGTTTGACGTTAGAGAAGGTTCAAGAGCTTTGTGCAGATAAAGACAGACTAGAGGGAGAGGTTGATGAATTAAGAAGAACATCTGCAAAATCTCTATGGTTGAAGGAACTCGATGCATTAGAAGAGGAGCTGGAT AAGCTAGAACGAAAGGATGCTGAGGATGAGGGGGTGAGGAAAGAGATGAGAATGAAGACCACTGCCGGTCTTGCACCCTCTAGACCAGGTCCGAAGAAGCCAAGAAAGAATGCAGCAAATAACTCATCTGTTGTTGGATCGGAGGCTACTGCAACTGATGCGGGACAAAAGAAGCCTAGAGGGGCAACCAAGAGAGCTCCTGCTAAGATG CGTGTGGTGGTTGAGAGCGGCGACGAAGACGACGATGATATTCTTGCACTGAAAGATCGGCTTGCTGCCTACAATCTCGACTCTTCTCCGGATCACCCAG CAATGGAAACAACAGATGCAGTGGTCGGGCAGGGAGAGGACAAAAAACAAGCGGACAGAAATAGCGCTGCAACAAGGAAGGCAACTTCGATCGACCTGTCGGATGACGAGGATAACGAAGCTGGAAATCACATGCCCGCCATAGACGAAGACAACGATGAGGATTTCAGTGTGGTGGAAGCACCTAAAGGAGGGAAAGGTAGAGGGAAAAAGCCTGCCAAAGAAAAGGCTACCACGACCGCGACAAGGAAGAGGGGTTTGGCACTGCCTGTTTCGAGTCAGAAACGCATCACCGAAGTGCTTAAGCCCGCGGAAAATGCCACCACCAGGATCTCGCCACAGAAGAAGGTCCGGAAGATGAGAGCTTCTCCTTTCAACAACAAAAGTGGATCAGTGCTGGGTCGACTCAAAGGTTCACCCTCCGGCAGTGAAGACTCTGGCGGTTCCTCAAATGGCGGCCCTTCACCGTTCAACGAAGTGGCAGCGGCAAGAACTCGACCGAGGAGAGCGAACAGTACGAGAGCTGTGTATGTGCTGAGCGATTCAGaggtggaagaggaatcagccgaTTCAGACTTCGAAGAGTAG
- the LOC135614184 gene encoding uncharacterized protein LOC135614184 gives MVYYPASPLRRADEPVFYSPPYVSGSTNSQDHETATFRFYPSMPMQTGQILCPEDGPSSRPEPLHTTEAHFRRLTESSLRWPNRQFRSLLQHAGERSSFLSPSVPIREQPVCDTLSSQRSLEHNGKHKVSAENDTTETSQEEREEKGRSAANFECNICFDMAVEPVVTSCGHLFCWPCLYQWLHVHSDFKECPVCKGVVTESNITPIYGRGSLQPTVEKNTEDEVSDLTIPPRPHGNRFESFRQLYRPVSRRLGEGIVLSWRRLLDRHMHRENRHEDPSLQEIFDSVHRRALSRMRARRLQREVNPESGSITEDLGLPINNVPNPIRSNTNSIFRDGANLWPQNSMYDHGTDREIGNMVGQNASSSNGYDLSTSSADPLNLEPPTIRHHAESVLAADQASASSTMAMIQGDAAATDALAEPNSAGYSRSSRRRVRSNTYGSFDVDESTLHSCKRRRLN, from the coding sequence ATGGTCTATTACCCTGCGTCTCCACTCAGACGTGCTGATGAACCTGTATTTTACTCGCCACCTTATGTTTCTGGATCGACAAATTCACAGGACCACGAAACAGCCACCTTTCGCTTTTACCCATCAATGCCCATGCAAACAGGTCAGATCCTGTGTCCGGAAGATGGCCCCTCTTCGAGGCCTGAGCCTCTTCACACCACTGAGGCACATTTCAGAAGACTGACCGAATCTAGCCTTCGATGGCCGAACAGACAATTTAGATCTTTGCTTCAGCATGCCGGTGAGAGGTCCAGTTTTCTGTCGCCATCAGTGCCTATTCGTGAACAGCCAGTGTGTGATACATTGAGCTCCCAAAGATCTTTGGAACATAATGGGAAGCATAAAGTGAGTGCTGAAAATGATACAACAGAAACTTCACAAGAGGAGAGGGAAGAGAAAGGTAGAAGTGCTGCTAACTTTGAGTGCAATATATGTTTTGATATGGCTGTAGAACCTGTTGTTACCTCATGTGGACATCTGTTTTGCTGGCCATGTTTATATCAATGGCTGCATGTCCATTCTGATTTTAAAGAATGCCCTGTCTGTAAGGGAGTGGTAACTGAATCGAACATCACACCTATTTATGGTAGAGGGTCTCTGCAGCCTACTGTTGAGAAAAATACTGAGGATGAGGTGTCAGATCTTACAATACCACCAAGACCACATGGAAATAGATTTGAAAGCTTTAGGCAACTGTATCGCCCAGTTTCAAGGAGACTGGGGGAGGGAATTGTATTGTCATGGAGACGCCTTCTTGATCGGCACATGCATAGAGAAAACAGGCACGAAGACCCAAGCCTGCAGGAAATATTTGACAGTGTCCATCGTAGAGCTCTAAGTAGGATGAGGGCAAGAAGACTGCAAAGAGAGGTAAATCCTGAAAGTGGATCTATCACTGAGGATCTTGGATTGCCCATAAACAATGTGCCAAACCCTATCAGAAGTAATACAAATTCTATCTTCCGAGATGGAGCCAATCTTTGGCCACAGAATTCCATGTATGACCATGGCACAGATAGAGAGATTGGTAATATGGTTGGACAAAATGCAAGTAGTAGCAATGGATATGATCTATCTACTTCATCTGCTGATCCTTTAAATCTGGAACCACCAACAATCAGGCATCACGCTGAATCAGTATTGGCTGCTGATCAGGCCTCTGCTTCTAGCACCATGGCCATGATACAGGGAGATGCTGCTGCCACTGATGCTCTTGCAGAACCAAATAGTGCAGGATATTCTCGGTCCAGTAGAAGGAGAGTTAGAAGCAACACTTATGGTTCTTTTGATGTTGATGAAAGCACACTTCACTCATGTAAGAGAAGAAGGCTGAACTAG